The Polyangiaceae bacterium genome includes a region encoding these proteins:
- a CDS encoding response regulator, producing the protein MPDPTQKVRVLVIDDEPMIRTMMARLLRKHEVTVTDGGKAALAELEAGRRFDLILCDVSMPLMTGIELFITLKEHYPEQAARVVMMTGGVTDAKARAFLENGVPRWVEKPCSAALLRELVEKATEQPA; encoded by the coding sequence GTGCCCGACCCCACCCAGAAAGTGCGCGTGCTGGTCATCGATGACGAGCCGATGATCCGCACCATGATGGCGCGGCTGCTGCGCAAGCACGAGGTGACCGTCACCGACGGCGGCAAGGCCGCGCTCGCGGAGCTCGAGGCCGGGCGCCGCTTCGACCTGATCTTGTGCGACGTGAGCATGCCGCTGATGACCGGCATCGAGCTGTTCATCACTTTGAAAGAGCACTATCCCGAGCAGGCCGCGCGGGTGGTGATGATGACCGGCGGCGTTACCGACGCGAAGGCCCGGGCCTTCCTCGAAAACGGCGTGCCGCGGTGGGTGGAGAAGCCGTGCTCCGCGGCACTTTTGCGGGAGCTCGTGGAGAAGGCGACCGAGCAGCCGGCTTGA
- a CDS encoding DUF4833 domain-containing protein, with protein MRRFWSQCIALLICVGCGESIPPPVRYASTKVDDHSAKPNPANSDPKLEPGFGPYDVQTVFYIEKSNDKDHVDYAIRLDQHCTPTSDGAMFPYWRELQHDPPTGSHPLKGLQYMAYGFSDQRIQKKKRVGGEYLAKLKQVDRVLLIVTKQGPDGYCTATAYTTIKGVKNARLDHIYVKVAGMMSADWVDVYGENIVTGEKLVERLTP; from the coding sequence GTGCGTCGCTTCTGGAGCCAATGCATTGCGCTGCTGATCTGCGTGGGGTGCGGAGAATCCATCCCGCCGCCGGTGCGCTACGCCTCGACCAAGGTGGACGATCACAGCGCCAAGCCGAACCCCGCCAACAGCGATCCCAAGCTCGAGCCCGGCTTCGGTCCGTACGACGTGCAGACGGTGTTCTACATCGAGAAGAGCAACGACAAGGACCACGTCGACTACGCCATTCGGCTGGATCAGCACTGCACGCCCACCAGCGACGGCGCCATGTTTCCGTACTGGCGCGAGCTGCAGCACGACCCACCCACCGGCTCCCATCCGCTGAAGGGTCTGCAGTACATGGCGTACGGCTTTTCGGATCAGCGCATCCAGAAGAAGAAGCGCGTCGGCGGCGAGTACCTGGCCAAGCTCAAGCAGGTGGACCGCGTGCTCCTGATCGTGACCAAGCAAGGGCCGGACGGCTACTGCACGGCCACGGCCTACACGACCATCAAAGGCGTGAAGAACGCACGCCTGGATCACATCTACGTGAAGGTGGCGGGCATGATGAGCGCGGACTGGGTGGACGTGTACGGGGAGAACATCGTCACCGGTGAAAAGCTCGTGGAGCGCCTCACGCCATGA